Proteins co-encoded in one Ralstonia sp. RRA genomic window:
- a CDS encoding nitroreductase family protein: protein MTERLADHPIDPLFLARWSPRAYDGQPMPEADLLRILEAARWAPSAYNYQPWRFLYARRNDAHWTEFVSLLVPMNRDWAQHASALIFVLSDTRIHRDDPASAVPSQTHSFDAGAAWAQLGLQAVSLGYHARGMAGVDYERARAVLHVPERFRIEIAVAVGRRGYVASLPAPLQSVEGPTPRKPISELAFSGRFPG from the coding sequence ATGACTGAACGACTTGCCGATCACCCGATCGATCCGCTGTTCCTGGCACGCTGGTCGCCGCGCGCCTACGACGGCCAGCCCATGCCCGAGGCCGATCTGCTGCGCATTCTGGAGGCGGCACGCTGGGCGCCTTCGGCCTACAACTACCAGCCATGGCGCTTTCTTTACGCCCGCCGCAACGATGCGCACTGGACCGAATTCGTCAGCCTGCTCGTACCCATGAACCGTGATTGGGCGCAACACGCCTCGGCGCTGATCTTCGTGCTGTCTGACACGCGTATTCACCGCGATGACCCAGCCAGCGCAGTGCCGTCGCAGACGCACAGCTTCGATGCTGGTGCCGCATGGGCGCAACTGGGGCTGCAGGCGGTCAGCCTCGGCTACCACGCGCGCGGCATGGCGGGCGTGGACTACGAGCGGGCGCGTGCCGTGCTGCACGTGCCGGAACGCTTCCGCATCGAGATTGCTGTGGCTGTAGGCCGCCGCGGCTATGTGGCGTCGTTGCCGGCACCGCTGCAATCGGTGGAAGGCCCCACGCCGCGCAAGCCGATCAGCGAACTGGCGTTCAGCGGGCGTTTTCCAGGCTGA
- a CDS encoding dihydroneopterin aldolase, whose translation MLSLLSHPRLSNCRRMFLRNYEVQINIGVHDFEKKGEQRVLINIELYVPLEYSSPTQDKLHEVVDYDFMRDTVARRMAQGHVHLQETLCDDVLAAMLKHPHVRAARVSTEKPDVYPDCESVGVEVFRIKD comes from the coding sequence ATGCTTTCCCTGCTATCCCACCCGCGCCTGTCGAACTGCCGCCGCATGTTTTTGCGCAACTACGAGGTGCAGATCAACATTGGCGTGCACGACTTCGAGAAGAAGGGCGAGCAGCGCGTCCTGATCAACATCGAGCTGTACGTGCCGCTGGAATACTCGTCGCCCACGCAGGACAAGCTGCATGAAGTGGTGGACTACGATTTCATGCGCGATACCGTGGCGCGCCGCATGGCGCAGGGCCACGTTCACCTGCAGGAAACGCTGTGCGATGACGTGCTGGCGGCGATGCTCAAGCACCCGCACGTGCGCGCCGCCCGGGTGTCGACGGAGAAGCCGGATGTCTATCCGGATTGCGAATCGGTGGGCGTGGAAGTGTTCCGCATCAAGGATTAA
- a CDS encoding class I SAM-dependent methyltransferase — protein MSKTMSLPLPNEAAQAQSAHLFALIADAIAAAGGWLAFDRYMELALYAPGLGYYSGGAAKFGRRVEDGGDFITAPELTPFFGRTVAHQIAQVLETLPEGQRHVLEFGAGTGKLAADILTELDALGMRPDSYGIVELSGELRQRQQERLAALGPELGALAQWHDTLPAPFTGAMVGNEVLDAMPVSLWARRSGVWHQRGVVLDAENGLQWEDRLADPSEVPAKLAALPGTDDVITESHEAAEGFIRSTGTALARGLLLLIDYGFPAAEYYHAHRANGTLMCHYRQHAHDDPFWLPGLQDITAHVDFSGIAQAGHEAGLELLGYTSQARFLLSAGVGELLMTLDPSDPMQFLPAANAVQKLLSEAEMGELFKAIALGKGIDAALPLAGFADADRSNRLG, from the coding sequence ATGAGCAAAACCATGAGTTTACCGCTTCCCAACGAGGCGGCGCAGGCGCAATCCGCGCACCTGTTCGCCCTGATCGCCGACGCCATTGCGGCCGCCGGCGGCTGGCTGGCATTCGATCGCTACATGGAACTGGCGCTCTACGCGCCGGGCCTGGGCTACTACAGCGGCGGCGCGGCCAAGTTCGGCCGCCGCGTGGAAGACGGCGGAGACTTCATCACCGCGCCCGAACTGACGCCGTTCTTCGGCCGCACTGTCGCACATCAGATCGCACAGGTGCTCGAAACGCTGCCCGAGGGCCAGCGCCACGTGCTGGAATTTGGTGCCGGCACCGGCAAGCTGGCCGCCGACATCCTCACCGAACTCGATGCGCTGGGTATGCGCCCCGACAGCTACGGCATCGTCGAACTGTCCGGCGAGTTGCGCCAGCGCCAGCAGGAACGGCTGGCCGCGTTGGGGCCGGAACTGGGCGCCCTCGCGCAGTGGCACGACACGCTGCCCGCGCCGTTTACCGGCGCGATGGTCGGCAACGAAGTGCTCGATGCGATGCCCGTGTCGCTGTGGGCGCGGCGTAGTGGCGTGTGGCACCAGCGCGGTGTGGTGCTCGACGCCGAAAACGGCCTGCAGTGGGAAGACCGTCTCGCCGATCCGTCTGAGGTGCCCGCCAAGCTCGCCGCCCTGCCCGGCACGGACGACGTCATCACCGAATCGCACGAAGCCGCCGAGGGCTTCATCCGCAGCACGGGCACGGCGCTCGCGCGCGGCTTGCTGCTGCTGATCGACTACGGCTTCCCCGCAGCCGAGTACTACCACGCACATCGCGCCAACGGCACGCTCATGTGCCACTACCGTCAGCACGCACACGACGACCCATTCTGGTTGCCGGGCCTGCAGGACATTACTGCGCACGTCGATTTTTCGGGGATTGCCCAAGCGGGGCACGAGGCTGGGCTGGAACTGCTCGGCTACACGAGCCAGGCGCGCTTCCTGTTGAGCGCGGGTGTGGGGGAGCTGTTGATGACGCTCGACCCATCCGATCCGATGCAATTTCTGCCGGCCGCAAATGCCGTGCAGAAGCTGCTCTCGGAAGCGGAGATGGGCGAGCTGTTCAAGGCCATCGCGCTGGGCAAGGGCATCGATGCGGCGCTGCCGCTGGCCGGCTTTGCGGATGCCGACCGCTCGAACCGCCTAGGCTAG
- a CDS encoding OB-fold-containig protein: MSDLLLPGNAPFVVAIGLMVVIGALESLSLLLGLSLTEHAGNLLVTHFGLDHGDTGAEPGAVGQFLGWLHVGRIPLLMVLILFLLGFAVVGLSLQQVLRVLTGWMAPPGFAAILAAAGALPFVRQMGGLICRYLPQNETTAVSEEAFIGRTAQIVTGTASEGVPAEAKLVDEFGQPHYVRVEPDEPEQSFARGTTVLLVSRVSGSHYRVIANPHPDLL; encoded by the coding sequence ATGAGTGATCTGCTGCTGCCCGGCAACGCACCCTTCGTCGTTGCCATTGGGTTGATGGTGGTGATTGGCGCGCTGGAGAGCCTCTCGTTGCTGCTGGGGCTGAGCCTGACCGAGCACGCCGGCAATCTGCTGGTCACGCACTTCGGTCTGGACCACGGTGACACAGGCGCCGAACCGGGCGCGGTCGGCCAGTTCCTCGGCTGGTTGCATGTCGGCCGCATTCCGTTGCTGATGGTGCTGATCCTGTTCCTGCTCGGCTTTGCGGTGGTGGGGCTGTCGCTGCAGCAGGTGCTGCGCGTCCTCACTGGTTGGATGGCGCCGCCGGGCTTTGCAGCCATCCTGGCAGCTGCCGGCGCGTTGCCGTTCGTGCGCCAGATGGGCGGACTGATCTGCCGCTACCTGCCGCAGAACGAAACGACGGCGGTGTCGGAAGAGGCCTTCATCGGCCGCACTGCGCAGATCGTCACCGGCACCGCATCGGAAGGGGTACCCGCCGAGGCCAAGCTCGTCGACGAATTCGGCCAGCCGCACTACGTGCGCGTTGAACCTGACGAGCCCGAGCAGTCGTTTGCACGCGGGACCACCGTCCTGCTGGTCTCGCGCGTATCGGGCTCGCATTACCGTGTCATCGCCAACCCGCATCCTGATCTGCTGTAA
- a CDS encoding SDR family oxidoreductase has protein sequence MAQTPTQSNAASTAPARIALVTGAARRVGRVIALALARHGWDVAVHCHRSRAEADAVAAEITAMGRRAAVLQADLSDEVAAGRLIGDCIAALGTPTCLVNNASLFQYDVATSFSYASLDTHMRTNVAAPLLLSRELHRALVAEQPDSTAVRGVVINLLDQKLDNLNPDFLSYTLSKAALSTATMQLAQALAPALRVVGVAPGITMVSGDQSQGGFARAHQMTPLGQSSTPEDIAEAVCYLATARAVTGTTLFVDGGQHLMPLARDVMFLTE, from the coding sequence ATGGCGCAGACGCCGACTCAATCGAATGCCGCATCAACCGCACCAGCCCGCATTGCGCTGGTGACGGGCGCCGCCCGCCGCGTGGGCCGCGTGATTGCCCTGGCCCTGGCCCGCCACGGCTGGGATGTGGCTGTGCATTGCCACCGCTCGCGCGCCGAGGCCGATGCCGTGGCCGCCGAGATCACCGCCATGGGCCGCCGTGCCGCCGTGCTGCAGGCCGACCTGTCGGATGAGGTCGCTGCCGGCCGCCTGATTGGCGACTGCATCGCTGCACTGGGTACGCCCACGTGCCTGGTCAACAACGCGTCGCTGTTCCAGTACGACGTGGCGACCAGCTTCAGCTACGCATCGCTCGATACGCACATGCGCACCAATGTGGCAGCGCCGCTGCTGCTGTCGCGCGAGTTGCATCGGGCGCTGGTTGCCGAGCAGCCCGACAGCACCGCCGTGCGTGGCGTGGTCATCAACCTGCTCGATCAGAAGCTCGACAATCTGAACCCGGATTTCCTGTCGTACACGCTATCGAAGGCGGCGTTGTCCACCGCGACGATGCAGTTGGCGCAAGCGCTGGCCCCCGCGCTGCGCGTGGTGGGCGTGGCCCCCGGCATCACCATGGTGTCGGGCGACCAATCGCAAGGTGGGTTTGCGCGCGCGCATCAGATGACGCCGCTGGGCCAGTCGTCCACGCCGGAAGACATTGCCGAGGCGGTGTGCTACCTCGCCACCGCACGTGCCGTGACCGGCACCACGCTGTTCGTCGACGGAGGCCAGCACCTGATGCCGCTGGCCCGCGACGTGATGTTCCTCACTGAATAA
- a CDS encoding muropeptide transporter, protein MTFHDYLDIFRNRRIGAMLMLGFASGLPLALTSGTLQAWMTVEGLDIRTIGLFSLVGQAYIFKFLWAPLMDRFTPPLMGRRRGWLVLTQAGLVVSIAAMAFTPPHAALWALAGLAVLVAFLSASQDIVFDAYSTDVLHASERGVGAAVKVLGYRLAMLVSGGLALYLADRVMGWSNMYLLMAGLMALGIFTTLWSPEPEVSARPPRSLQEAVLGPLRDFFSRRGAWALLALIVLYKLGDAFALSLSTTFLIRAVGFSAGEVGIVNKTLGLAATIVGALYGGTLMVRLGLVRSLLLFGVLQGVSNLAYWALSVSPKHLWSMALAVGIENLCGGMGTAAFVALLMALCNRSFSATQYALLSALASIGRVYVGPTAGYLVAAYGWPTFYLMSVALAFPGVALLWWMRGTIGRYEAEQNERALEAKAAKAASA, encoded by the coding sequence ATGACCTTCCACGATTACCTCGACATTTTCCGCAACCGCCGCATCGGCGCGATGCTGATGCTGGGCTTTGCTTCCGGCCTGCCGCTGGCGCTCACCTCGGGCACGCTGCAGGCGTGGATGACGGTGGAGGGGCTGGATATCCGCACCATCGGGCTGTTCTCGCTGGTGGGGCAGGCGTACATCTTCAAGTTTCTGTGGGCGCCGCTGATGGATCGCTTCACGCCGCCGCTCATGGGCCGGCGGCGCGGCTGGCTGGTGCTCACGCAAGCCGGGCTGGTGGTGTCGATTGCCGCCATGGCCTTCACCCCGCCGCATGCCGCGCTGTGGGCGCTGGCCGGGCTGGCGGTGCTGGTGGCGTTCCTGTCGGCGTCGCAGGACATCGTCTTCGACGCGTACAGCACCGATGTGCTGCATGCCAGCGAGCGCGGTGTCGGCGCGGCCGTGAAGGTGCTCGGTTACCGGCTGGCGATGCTCGTGTCAGGCGGCCTGGCGCTGTATCTGGCTGATCGTGTGATGGGCTGGAGCAACATGTATTTGCTGATGGCCGGGCTGATGGCGCTGGGCATCTTCACCACGCTGTGGTCGCCCGAGCCGGAGGTGTCGGCGCGCCCGCCGCGCAGCCTGCAGGAAGCGGTGCTCGGCCCGCTGAGGGATTTCTTCTCGCGCCGTGGCGCCTGGGCGCTGCTGGCGCTGATCGTGCTCTATAAGCTGGGCGATGCATTTGCGCTCAGCCTGTCGACGACCTTCCTGATTCGCGCCGTCGGTTTTTCGGCCGGCGAGGTCGGTATCGTGAACAAGACGCTGGGGCTGGCGGCCACCATTGTCGGCGCGCTCTACGGCGGCACGCTCATGGTGCGCCTTGGGCTGGTGAGGTCGCTGCTGCTGTTCGGCGTGCTGCAAGGGGTGTCCAACCTTGCCTACTGGGCGCTGTCGGTCAGCCCCAAGCACCTGTGGAGCATGGCGCTGGCCGTCGGCATTGAAAACCTCTGCGGCGGCATGGGCACGGCGGCGTTTGTGGCGCTGCTGATGGCGCTGTGTAACCGGTCGTTCTCGGCGACGCAGTACGCGTTGCTGTCGGCGCTGGCCTCCATCGGCCGTGTGTACGTCGGGCCAACCGCAGGCTACCTCGTGGCAGCCTACGGCTGGCCGACCTTCTATCTGATGTCGGTGGCGCTGGCCTTTCCAGGCGTGGCGCTGCTGTGGTGGATGCGCGGCACGATCGGCCGCTACGAGGCCGAGCAGAACGAACGCGCGTTGGAAGCCAAGGCCGCCAAGGCAGCGTCCGCCTGA
- a CDS encoding EamA family transporter translates to MPFNRLTAMLATAVAPMLWGTTYLVFTQTLPVDHPLLVGALRALPAGVLLMLLGPGLPPRNKLLPLLFLGLANIGVFFALLFVAAQRLPGGVAATIMSAQPLVVALLAWPLLARKPRPVQLVVALAGSLGVGLLILGPAAKLDAIGVAAALAAALSMAMGTVLIERWGRIGTPLAVAAWQLALGGLVLLPVALFVEGLPPVLTARNAVGFAYLIVIGTALGYWLWIRGIGVLGADVTFLSLLSPLTATVLGALVLGEWFSPVQAGGAVLILGATVAGMALSRRAKASAQIESPARPGEPAGPIVR, encoded by the coding sequence ATGCCGTTCAACCGCCTGACCGCAATGCTGGCCACCGCCGTGGCGCCCATGTTGTGGGGTACGACCTATCTCGTCTTCACGCAGACGCTGCCGGTCGACCACCCGCTGCTGGTGGGCGCACTGCGTGCGCTGCCCGCTGGTGTGTTGCTGATGCTGCTCGGCCCCGGCTTGCCGCCGCGCAACAAGCTGCTGCCACTGCTGTTTCTCGGGCTGGCCAACATCGGGGTGTTCTTCGCGCTGCTGTTCGTAGCGGCGCAGCGCCTGCCGGGGGGCGTGGCGGCAACGATCATGTCTGCGCAGCCCCTGGTGGTGGCGTTGCTGGCGTGGCCGCTGCTCGCACGTAAGCCGCGTCCGGTGCAACTGGTGGTGGCGCTGGCGGGGTCGCTGGGGGTGGGGCTGCTGATTCTCGGGCCGGCGGCCAAGCTGGATGCGATTGGCGTGGCGGCGGCGCTGGCCGCTGCGCTGTCGATGGCAATGGGTACGGTGCTCATCGAGCGCTGGGGCCGCATCGGCACGCCGCTGGCCGTGGCCGCCTGGCAACTCGCGCTGGGTGGGTTGGTGCTGCTGCCGGTCGCGTTGTTCGTGGAGGGGCTGCCGCCTGTGCTCACGGCGCGCAATGCTGTTGGCTTTGCGTACCTGATCGTGATCGGCACGGCGCTGGGCTACTGGCTGTGGATTCGCGGTATCGGTGTGCTGGGCGCGGACGTGACGTTTCTCTCGCTGCTGAGCCCGCTGACAGCGACTGTGCTGGGTGCGCTGGTGCTGGGCGAGTGGTTCAGCCCGGTGCAGGCGGGTGGCGCAGTGCTGATTCTGGGGGCGACGGTGGCGGGGATGGCGTTGTCGCGCCGCGCAAAGGCGAGCGCACAAATAGAAAGCCCCGCAAGGCCAGGAGAGCCTGCGGGGCCGATAGTGCGGTGA
- a CDS encoding arginase, with protein MTIIDLIGAAIGCGAQDDGCKDGPRALLQAGALARLQTPDTHGGLVHDIELATSAGHNRSARLAALPGVAGFSRALADATAHSVREGHVPVVIGGDHSCAIGTWSGVAHALRPKGPLGLIWIDAHLDSHTPQTSDSGAIHGMPLATLLGHGAPALTQVRDAAPKLLPQHVVVIGARSYEPAERALLDLLGVRVIDAAEVARNGLRAVMADAIRLVTSGTAAFGVTLDLDAFDPEVAPGVGSPETDGLTAQGMTQALAACARDARFAAFELVEYNPRHDKGGITAHLALDLLGSVAGALHAQRREYASAA; from the coding sequence ATGACCATCATTGACCTGATCGGCGCGGCCATCGGCTGCGGCGCGCAAGACGACGGCTGCAAGGACGGCCCGCGTGCGCTGCTGCAGGCCGGCGCGCTGGCGCGGTTGCAGACGCCGGATACGCACGGTGGCTTGGTCCACGACATCGAGCTGGCAACGTCGGCCGGGCACAACCGGTCTGCGCGGCTGGCAGCGCTGCCGGGCGTGGCGGGCTTCTCGCGTGCGCTGGCCGATGCGACGGCGCACAGCGTGCGCGAAGGGCACGTGCCGGTCGTCATCGGCGGCGATCACTCGTGCGCGATCGGCACGTGGTCGGGTGTCGCGCATGCCTTGCGCCCGAAGGGCCCGCTCGGCCTGATCTGGATCGATGCCCACCTCGACAGTCACACACCGCAGACGAGCGACTCGGGCGCGATCCACGGCATGCCGCTGGCAACGCTGCTCGGCCACGGTGCACCGGCGCTCACGCAGGTGCGCGATGCCGCGCCCAAACTGCTGCCGCAACACGTCGTGGTGATTGGCGCACGCAGCTACGAGCCGGCCGAACGCGCGCTGCTCGATCTGCTGGGCGTGCGTGTGATTGATGCCGCTGAAGTGGCACGCAACGGCTTGCGTGCTGTGATGGCGGACGCCATCCGCTTGGTCACGTCAGGCACGGCGGCCTTTGGCGTCACGCTGGATCTGGATGCCTTCGACCCCGAAGTGGCACCGGGTGTGGGCTCACCCGAGACAGACGGGCTCACCGCGCAGGGCATGACGCAAGCGCTGGCCGCCTGCGCACGCGACGCACGATTTGCAGCATTCGAACTGGTGGAATACAACCCGCGCCATGACAAGGGCGGGATCACGGCGCACCTGGCGCTCGACCTGCTGGGCAGCGTCGCGGGCGCGTTGCACGCCCAGCGCCGTGAATATGCGAGTGCTGCTTAA
- a CDS encoding PspA/IM30 family protein, which produces MTTDRLGTRVKRLLSANVHALVSSLESRAPQAVAEQYLREFDEVIAQARNELGKHEAARYQAGKAITRINNEIERLTELTATALAKGDDAAARAGAERQIDLEDQFGALYQTLQESNERAQTAESDLLGLRAKRAEMEAALNEMIAARAAVQGMSQTESAAGSTVGTRAEQLESGFNRTMAGATGALGLGTGKSSADPLLLKRLEAIHKAERVSERLARLKNARTGQADAAAPSSLVQLGAIDSHE; this is translated from the coding sequence ATGACAACCGATCGCCTGGGAACCCGCGTCAAGCGGCTGCTGAGCGCCAACGTGCACGCACTTGTCAGCTCGCTGGAAAGCCGCGCCCCACAAGCGGTGGCCGAGCAATACCTGCGCGAGTTCGACGAGGTCATCGCACAGGCCCGCAACGAACTGGGCAAGCACGAGGCTGCGCGCTACCAGGCCGGCAAGGCCATCACGCGCATCAACAACGAAATCGAGCGGCTGACCGAATTGACCGCCACCGCGCTGGCCAAGGGCGACGATGCCGCTGCCCGCGCCGGTGCAGAACGGCAGATCGACCTGGAAGACCAGTTCGGCGCGCTGTACCAGACACTGCAGGAATCCAATGAGCGTGCCCAGACCGCCGAGTCGGACCTGCTCGGCCTGCGTGCCAAGCGTGCCGAAATGGAGGCCGCGCTCAACGAGATGATTGCGGCCCGCGCGGCGGTGCAAGGCATGTCGCAGACGGAATCGGCCGCGGGCTCCACGGTCGGCACCCGCGCCGAACAACTGGAGAGCGGCTTCAACCGCACCATGGCCGGCGCGACCGGTGCACTGGGGCTCGGCACCGGCAAATCCTCTGCCGATCCGCTCCTGCTCAAGCGGCTGGAAGCCATTCACAAGGCCGAGCGCGTAAGCGAGAGGCTTGCCCGCCTGAAGAATGCTCGCACTGGCCAGGCCGATGCCGCCGCGCCGTCGTCACTGGTTCAACTTGGAGCCATCGACAGCCATGAGTGA
- the rocD gene encoding ornithine--oxo-acid transaminase, with the protein MTTALQHPSYALEAAYGARNYAPLPVMLERGEGVWLFDTDGRRYLDMMSAYSAASFGHSHPKLVAALVEQAGRLTLTSRAFHNTELGPFLADVCRITRMDRALPMNTGAEAVETAIKAARKWARDVKGLAPDVAEIIVFENNFHGRTTTIVGFSSHDQYRYGFGPFAGGFRRIPFGDADALRAAIGPNTGAILMEPIQGEGGIVVPPPGYLTLARELATQHNVLLVCDEVQTGLGRTGDVLASWHEGVEADLVVLGKALGGGMVPVSAIAGRESVIGVFQPGDHGSTFGGNPLAAHIGRAALALLIEEQLPQRAARLGDAFIAELKTLVGHGVRQVRGRGLMIGLQLDADIEAHDFVVALAEHGVLSKDTYGNVIRLTPPLVIGQAELELARDVIRRTLADWPRRKAA; encoded by the coding sequence ATGACGACCGCACTGCAACATCCGAGCTATGCCCTGGAAGCCGCCTACGGCGCGCGCAACTACGCGCCCCTGCCGGTCATGCTGGAACGCGGTGAAGGTGTGTGGCTGTTCGATACCGATGGTCGCCGCTATCTGGACATGATGTCGGCGTATTCAGCCGCCAGCTTCGGGCACTCGCATCCCAAACTGGTTGCGGCGCTTGTGGAGCAAGCCGGCCGGCTGACGCTCACTTCGCGCGCCTTCCACAACACCGAACTCGGCCCCTTCCTGGCTGACGTGTGCCGCATCACGCGCATGGATCGCGCGCTGCCGATGAACACCGGCGCCGAAGCCGTGGAAACCGCCATCAAGGCCGCCCGCAAATGGGCGCGTGATGTGAAAGGCCTGGCGCCCGACGTGGCCGAGATCATCGTCTTCGAGAACAACTTCCACGGCCGCACGACCACCATCGTCGGCTTCTCGTCGCATGACCAGTATCGCTACGGGTTCGGGCCGTTCGCGGGGGGCTTCCGGCGCATCCCGTTTGGCGATGCCGATGCGTTGCGCGCCGCTATCGGACCCAACACGGGTGCCATCCTGATGGAGCCCATACAGGGCGAAGGCGGCATCGTGGTGCCACCACCGGGCTACCTGACACTCGCGCGGGAACTGGCAACGCAGCACAACGTGTTGCTGGTCTGCGATGAGGTACAAACCGGCCTGGGCCGCACCGGCGATGTCCTGGCGAGCTGGCACGAAGGTGTGGAGGCCGATCTGGTGGTGCTGGGCAAGGCATTGGGCGGCGGTATGGTGCCGGTGTCGGCCATTGCCGGGCGCGAGTCGGTCATCGGGGTGTTCCAACCGGGCGACCACGGTTCGACCTTCGGCGGCAACCCGCTGGCAGCGCACATCGGCCGCGCGGCACTCGCCTTGCTGATCGAAGAACAACTGCCGCAGCGTGCGGCGCGCCTGGGTGACGCCTTCATCGCCGAGTTGAAAACGCTGGTCGGGCACGGCGTGCGCCAAGTGCGCGGCCGCGGCCTGATGATCGGCCTGCAACTCGACGCCGACATCGAAGCCCACGATTTTGTCGTGGCGCTGGCCGAACACGGCGTGCTGTCCAAGGACACCTACGGCAATGTGATCCGCCTCACACCACCGCTGGTGATCGGTCAGGCCGAACTGGAGCTGGCGCGCGACGTGATCCGCCGCACGCTGGCCGACTGGCCGCGCCGCAAAGCGGCATGA
- a CDS encoding M48 family metallopeptidase — translation MPRVSRALLTIAGFTLATWATAMDGPLPVPADGVKLEAPTTTSPNVRLVIPAEEIEKRAQAEYKGIIGNAAHEGALAPDNVPDLIRIRAIVKRLTPQAPRWNPDAAHWQWEVNLIGASQVNAFCMPGGKIAVFSGLVEQFKLTDDELAMALGHEIAHALREHARARAGQREITNLGANVISQLFGFGNRGDTDLGEGAKMHLLAFSRAEETEADLVGMDIASRAGYDPRAALTLWQKMGSIGGAEQKQFLSTHPSGRTRMVVLSRHLPETLPLFADAMQMPMAKLSAYRSNMQYLGAAPVDNGDEAPMRPMVRP, via the coding sequence ATGCCACGTGTCTCACGCGCCCTGCTGACAATCGCCGGCTTCACCCTGGCCACATGGGCCACCGCCATGGACGGCCCGTTGCCGGTGCCTGCCGACGGCGTGAAGCTGGAAGCGCCGACCACCACCTCGCCCAACGTCCGCCTCGTCATTCCGGCCGAGGAAATCGAGAAACGTGCGCAGGCCGAATACAAGGGCATCATCGGCAACGCTGCGCACGAAGGGGCGCTTGCCCCAGACAACGTGCCGGACCTGATCCGCATCCGCGCCATCGTCAAGCGGCTCACGCCGCAGGCACCGCGCTGGAACCCCGACGCTGCCCACTGGCAGTGGGAGGTCAACCTGATCGGCGCCTCCCAGGTGAATGCGTTCTGCATGCCGGGCGGCAAGATCGCCGTGTTCTCCGGGCTGGTGGAACAGTTCAAGCTGACCGATGACGAACTCGCCATGGCGCTCGGGCACGAGATCGCCCATGCGCTGCGCGAACACGCCCGCGCCCGCGCTGGCCAGCGCGAGATCACCAACCTGGGCGCCAATGTCATCTCGCAGCTCTTCGGCTTCGGCAACCGCGGCGACACGGACCTGGGCGAAGGCGCCAAGATGCACCTGCTGGCGTTCTCACGCGCAGAAGAAACCGAGGCCGACCTGGTTGGCATGGACATCGCCTCGCGCGCCGGCTACGACCCACGTGCCGCGCTCACGCTGTGGCAGAAGATGGGCTCGATCGGCGGGGCGGAGCAGAAGCAGTTTCTTTCCACGCACCCGTCGGGGCGCACGCGCATGGTGGTGCTCTCGCGCCATCTACCGGAAACGCTGCCGCTGTTTGCCGACGCCATGCAAATGCCGATGGCCAAGCTGTCGGCCTATCGGTCGAACATGCAGTATCTGGGGGCGGCACCTGTTGATAATGGGGATGAGGCGCCGATGCGGCCGATGGTGCGGCCTTAG
- a CDS encoding MarR family transcriptional regulator: protein MGQGDPTPTQGGPMDGILAQWRRERPDVDASPMAVCGEVWRAGERLRQGVIANIASADLDMAGFDVLLTLRRNGREQALSPSALAKDMLLSTSAMTNRLDRLEKRGLIARKTDPDDRRGLQIVLTDDGFALVDGLVVSHVETEERMLAALSQAERAMLRELLGKIGGAD, encoded by the coding sequence ATGGGTCAAGGTGATCCCACACCCACACAAGGGGGACCGATGGACGGCATCCTCGCGCAATGGCGGCGCGAGCGCCCGGACGTCGACGCCAGCCCGATGGCCGTCTGCGGCGAGGTCTGGCGCGCAGGTGAACGCCTACGCCAGGGCGTGATTGCCAATATCGCCAGCGCCGACCTGGACATGGCCGGCTTTGACGTGCTGCTCACGCTGCGCCGCAATGGCCGGGAGCAGGCGCTGTCGCCCTCCGCGCTGGCCAAAGACATGTTGCTGTCCACCTCCGCCATGACCAACCGGCTCGACCGGTTGGAAAAGCGCGGCCTGATCGCCCGCAAGACCGATCCGGATGACCGGCGCGGGCTGCAGATCGTGCTCACCGACGACGGTTTCGCCTTGGTCGACGGCTTGGTCGTCTCGCATGTGGAGACGGAGGAACGGATGCTCGCGGCGCTGAGCCAGGCCGAGCGGGCGATGTTGCGGGAGTTGCTCGGGAAGATTGGCGGGGCCGATTGA